The Thiothrix subterranea genome has a segment encoding these proteins:
- a CDS encoding ISAs1 family transposase codes for MKLRPTASIVEHFASIPDPRMDRRKRHKLSDIFFITLCAVICGADDWASIEQFGRAKEKWFTRVLDLKHGIPSHDTFGRVFALIDTQKFSECFSRWVADLCDLSEGEIIAIDGKCLRRSLDSASDKAAIYMVSAWATKNQLVLGQQRVDDKSNEITAIPKLLMQLNITGAVVTLDAMGCQTAIAQQIVDKDADYLLSLKGNQGTLHQDVKLFFESANTCPPIGHTSYDGGHGRIETRIVRATSDIKWLKKDHPHWAKLTSIIAVTAIRECKDKTTEETRYFISSMDASNPERLGQIVRAHWGIENNLHWVLDYAFREDDQRMRSGNGDANMAVVRHIALNLVKTEKTVKLGVKNKRLNAGWDEDYLLKIVTGRPGATKPKT; via the coding sequence ATGAAACTCCGCCCAACGGCTTCGATAGTCGAGCATTTTGCCTCAATTCCTGACCCACGCATGGATCGTCGCAAACGGCACAAACTGAGCGATATTTTCTTCATCACCCTGTGTGCGGTGATTTGCGGCGCGGATGACTGGGCATCTATCGAACAGTTTGGCAGGGCCAAAGAAAAGTGGTTCACCCGCGTACTGGATTTGAAGCATGGCATCCCGTCACACGACACGTTTGGGCGGGTTTTTGCACTGATCGACACCCAGAAGTTCAGTGAATGTTTTAGCCGTTGGGTGGCTGACTTGTGTGACCTTAGTGAGGGTGAGATCATTGCCATTGATGGCAAATGCCTGCGCCGCAGCCTTGATAGCGCATCCGATAAAGCCGCCATTTACATGGTCAGTGCTTGGGCAACCAAGAACCAGTTAGTGCTGGGTCAACAACGGGTGGATGACAAGTCCAATGAAATTACCGCAATCCCCAAGTTATTGATGCAGCTTAATATCACGGGTGCAGTGGTGACGCTGGACGCGATGGGATGCCAAACGGCGATTGCCCAACAGATCGTGGATAAGGACGCAGATTACCTGCTCAGCCTCAAGGGCAACCAAGGCACATTGCATCAGGATGTGAAACTGTTCTTTGAATCCGCCAACACTTGTCCACCGATTGGGCACACCAGTTATGACGGCGGGCATGGGCGTATTGAAACCCGTATCGTGCGGGCTACCTCAGACATCAAGTGGTTAAAGAAAGACCATCCCCATTGGGCTAAGCTCACCAGCATCATTGCTGTCACCGCCATCCGCGAATGCAAGGACAAAACCACAGAGGAAACCCGTTACTTCATCAGCAGCATGGATGCCTCCAACCCCGAACGTTTGGGGCAAATCGTGCGGGCGCATTGGGGCATCGAGAACAACCTGCACTGGGTGTTGGACTATGCTTTCCGCGAAGATGACCAACGGATGCGTTCCGGCAACGGCGATGCCAACATGGCGGTTGTCCGGCATATTGCCCTCAACTTGGTCAAAACCGAGAAAACCGTCAAGCTCGGTGTGAAAAACAAGCGCCTCAACGCAGGCTGGGATGAGGACTATCTGCTAAAAATCGTCACAGGCAGACCGGGGGCTACTAAGCCTAAAACCTAG